The sequence GAGCGACCGAGGTCTACGCGCATTCGAACACCTGGAACGCCGTGCCGACCGGGATCCGGCTTTCGGCCTCGTGGGCTCCGATTGATGCGGCACAGCCCGATGGCATACTTCTCCGGTACAACCGTCTCGATGGCGCCGCCACGAAACTCCTCATAGAACCGGGTGTCGCAGGACTCGCCGTCGATGCGCGATACAACCATTGGGGTGCTTACAGCAGGGACACCATTGAAGCAACTATCGAAGACGCCGGGACCGGCGATTCCGTCGACGTGTCCTGCTTTTACGACCTCGACGGGACGCACACCGTCTGCCCGCCGACCCCGTCGTTTGACGTCTCGCCCGCGACCGGCCATTGGCGGACGGCCTTCACGTTCACGGACACCTCGACACCGGGCGGTCGTGCCATCGATTCATGGGATTGGGACTTCTCGGACGGGTCGACGGCCGCTGGATCGACGGTGAGCCACACCTTCGCCCGCTCGGGCGTCCTGCAAGCGACGCTCACCATCGAGGACGCGGAAGGTTACGTCGAGTCCACGACCCGCGACGTGACCGTGACGAATGCGGCGCCGGTCCTTCAACCCGTGGGCGCGAAGACGATCGCCGAGGCGAGCGAACTCCGGTTCTATGTCCAAGGTAGCGACCCCGATGGGGATTCCCTTACGTTCGTCGCGTCGGACCTACCGGCCGGCGCGTCGCTTTCGAACCTGCCGGACGGGCGCGGACTTTTCGCGTGGACCCCCTCGTTTTCGCAGGCCGGCGTCCACCGTGTGACCTTGGGCGTTACCGACGGGGACCTCACCGGTTCTGAAGCCGTCGACATCACCGTCGGAAACGTCGATCGGCCACCGATCGCATCGCTCATCGGGCCGTCGATACTTCGCTTGGGGCAGGTCGGAACATTCACGAGCACTTCCACGGACCCCGACGGCCAATTGGCGGGCGAGGACTGGAGCTTCGACGACGGGGCCACGGCCGCGGGCAAGACGGTGACGCATGCATTCGCGACCGAGGCTTCACACTACTACACTTTGACCGTGACCGACCCCGAAGGCGCGTCCGCTTCCATCACGAGGAGCGTGATCGTCGACGGCACGGCACCGGTCACGACCGCAGCGGCCACGGGGACGCGATCCCCGTCCGGTTGGTACACGTCAAGCGTTTCCGTGACGCTCCTCGCCTCCGACTCCGGCGGTTCTGGTCTCCTGGCGACCTACTACCGGTGGAACGGCGGGAACCGCATCGGCTACAATCCGTCGACCGGCATCAACGTCCCGACCGACGGGACGACGTCGATCGCGTTCTGGTCCGAGGACCGCGCCGGGAACGCGGAGTCGTCAGGCCTCATGACCATCCGGATCGACAGGACGGCGCCGGTCGCGTCAATCACATCGCCTTCGACGTTGGCCGGTACTGACGTCGGAATCGTGGAGCCGGGCCCGGTGAACTTCACGGCCGACGTAAGCGATGGCACGGGATCGGGCGTAGCGCAAGTGAAGTTCTACGTGGATGGGGTGCTCGTCAAGGTGCAGACCGGAAGCGGGCCTTACTATCACCTTTGGGACGCTTCGACGGCAACGCCCGGTCGGCACGTCTTGGAGGTGCGGGCCATCGACGCCGTGGGCTTCGCAAGGTCGGAATCGGTGAGCGTCATCAGGAGACCATAGACTCTCCTCACGACCGCGCCGGAAACCTCGAGACGCAACGCACGACGAGTTTCACCATCGACGTCTCGCCGCCCATTGTGGAGATCACGAACCCGACGGACCTACTCGACACCGGCATCGCGCTACAGGTCGGCGGCGAGGTGGTGGAATTCACCGCGACGGCAAGCGACGCGGGAAGCGGTATCGCGGCCGTGAAGTTCTACGTGGACGGGGTAATCGTGAAAATCGACACGTCAGGGGGCCCGTACTCCTACGCGTGGGATAGTTCGACCGCCTCGACGGGACGGCACGTCCTCTCGGTCAAGGCGATAGACGGGGTCGGGAGGATCCCGGAGGAATCGATCGACGTCGTGAAGATTTGACCACCACGGGATGGGTAAAGCCCATTTCTCGCGACGGCCAGCCGACGTCATAATTCGTGCCATCAAGTTATCCCATCACCGCGGCCACGTGGCCCGGCCATAGGGGCGGTCGGACAAGCGCTGACCACCAACGTGGGCCAAAAAACACGGCAAGCTTCGCGAGTTTGGCAAGTCGATTATCGCGTACGTCGAAGCAACGGTTTCAACACCAGCGTGAAGCAGTAATACACCCCAAGTGGAAGCGGCGTGAGTCGTCACGTGATTGGCGTCGGTGTCGCGAACCAATCGATGAATGGGGCACGCCTTGGAACGCCGGCCGGGCCCAACGGCATGATGCTCGCCAAACCCGATTTCCTAGGGGCGCTTCCGGATGATGGCGCGGGTCAAGAATCCCAATGCGCTTGAGAATCTACGGGCCCGCGGTCGGGCTGGCCGAGGTAAGCCAGGGGCTAAACGAGGGGGCTTGAGCTCCAGCCAGGCATTTCGTTACCGCGTCACCGCTTCCGCTTCCAAGGCCGCTTGGGCCCGACGAGTCTCCCCACCAGTTGTTCGTCCAGTTCAGGACGTTGGAAGAGCACGTTCTTAGTCCGTAGTTCGAGTTTCCGAAGATGTTGTTCCCGGAATAGGAATAGGTGCTGGTTCCACCACCGATATCGATGCCGCCGCCGGAATTGTAGGAGACGATGTTATCATCCACATGGGCGCCGCTCGACCCAGTGTAAATGCCGACTCCGGTGTTGTTCGTGACGAGGTTGTGGCTGATGGTGACGTTGGTGTAGGAGCCCAAGAAAACGATGCCGCGAGCCGCGGCGGCCGTGACGGTATTCCCGTCAGCTACGACATTCGAACAGGCCAACACAATCCCGGAGTGACTCGAAGTGGTGACGCTATTGGCAGAAACATTCGTCCCGCCGCACGCCGCCACACTCACGCCGCTATAGCAACCTGAGACGGAATTGCTGCCGACCATTGAACCGCTGCTCGTCCCACTTATCAGAATACCAATGGACCCCACCGAGCCAGCCGCACACTCCACCGTGTTCCCACTCACGCTCACCCCAGCGCTGTCGTGCACGAAGATGCCGTCACCAGATTGCACGCCGACCAAGTAACTTCCCGCGGGCCCGATGGTGTTAGACTCGATTCGGACGTTCGCCGAGTCCTCCACGTAAATCTCCGCAAGTTTGTGGTGGCTGACGACGTTGTTCCGAATAACGACGTAGGCCGTAGTTTGGATTATGGTGATGCCGCCGCACACGTCCTCGAAGGTTGAGCACTCTGGTGAGAGCGCCCCGTCAATGCTCCAACCCTCGATCACGTAGGGGTTGGCCGCCGTACCGCATCCACCCACGACGCCGTTCGCCGCGTTTGGAACGCAAGAGACGCCCAGGCCCGCGTTTCCGATTATCAGTATCGCTGGCCGTGAGATGGGGGCTGCGGCGGCGAGTCCTGGCAAAAAAATACTGACGAGCAAGACAAATGTGCATAACGTCACTCCGAA is a genomic window of Euryarchaeota archaeon containing:
- a CDS encoding Ig-like domain-containing protein, translated to MEITNPTDLLDTGIALQVGGEVVEFTATASDAGSGIAAVKFYVDGVIVKIDTSGGPYSYAWDSSTASTGRHVLSVKAIDGVGRIPEESIDVVKI
- a CDS encoding right-handed parallel beta-helix repeat-containing protein, with the protein product MTGGRLSSFGVTLCTFVLLVSIFLPGLAAAAPISRPAILIIGNAGLGVSCVPNAANGVVGGCGTAANPYVIEGWSIDGALSPECSTFEDVCGGITIIQTTAYVVIRNNVVSHHKLAEIYVEDSANVRIESNTIGPAGSYLVGVQSGDGIFVHDSAGVSVSGNTVECAAGSVGSIGILISGTSSGSMVGSNSVSGCYSGVSVAACGGTNVSANSVTTSSHSGIVLACSNVVADGNTVTAAAARGIVFLGSYTNVTISHNLVTNNTGVGIYTGSSGAHVDDNIVSYNSGGGIDIGGGTSTYSYSGNNIFGNSNYGLRTCSSNVLNWTNNWWGDSSGPSGLGSGSGDAVTKCLAGAQAPSFSPWLTSASPTAGP